The following DNA comes from Vibrio gigantis.
TTTCACAGCATGGATGTTAGCGATTCAATACGCCGACTACCCATTCGATAACCATAAAATCAAGTTTGATGACATGAGAAACAATTTGAAACAAAAACAAGGCAAGAGCTACAGCTTTGGCGCGCTTGTTTCTGTGTTCACTACCATTCCAATTTTAAACCTGATTGTGATGCCAGTTGCCGTTTGCGGCGCGACGGCAATGTGGGTTGCTGAATTTAAAGACCAAGCTCTACGCTCTCGCTAATCTTCTCTTCTATATTCGCCTATCTTTTTGAAGTTCTGATTTCAATAAAGATAGGCGTCAATTCTGCTACATATCTATATGATATAACTTTTTAATCCTTTTACCTTTTTTTCAACTTGTTTAATCTAAATTCGAGCTGAACAAACATCGAAAGACACTAGACGGTAAAGTGATTGATATACTACGTTTAGTTCTGTCATTAAATGAAGGAATATCGCATGAGCAAGATCTACGAAGACAACACCCTAACGATTGGTAACACACCTCTAGTCCGCCTTAACAAAGTAAGCAAAGGTAACGTCCTAGCTAAGATCGAAGCTCGTAACCCAAGCTTCAGTGTTAAGTGTCGTATCGGTTCAAACATGATCTGGGAAGCGGAAAAAGCAGGTACGCTAAAGCCAGGTATCGAGCTTGTTGAACCTACTAGTGGTAACACTGGTGTTGCTCTTGCATTCGTAGCTGCTGCGCGCGGTTACAAACTAACGCTAACTATGCCTGAGTCAATGAGTCTAGAACGTCGTAAGCTTCTTAAAGCTCTTGGCGCAAACCTAGTACTGACTGAAGCACCAAAAGGCATGAACGGCGCTATTGCCAAAGCAGAAGAGATTGTTGCTTCAGATCCAAGCAAATACCTATTGCTACAACAATTCAATAACCCAGCAAACCCACAGATTCACGAGCAGACAACTGGTCCTGAAATTTGGGAAGCAACCGACGGCGAAATCGACGTGTTTGTAGCGGGTGTAGGTACAGGTGGCACCATCACTGGTACAAGTCGTTACATTAAAGGTGAAAAAGGCAAGGCGATTACTTCAGTAGCAGTTGAACCGGCTGAGTCTCCA
Coding sequences within:
- the cysK gene encoding cysteine synthase A; the protein is MSKIYEDNTLTIGNTPLVRLNKVSKGNVLAKIEARNPSFSVKCRIGSNMIWEAEKAGTLKPGIELVEPTSGNTGVALAFVAAARGYKLTLTMPESMSLERRKLLKALGANLVLTEAPKGMNGAIAKAEEIVASDPSKYLLLQQFNNPANPQIHEQTTGPEIWEATDGEIDVFVAGVGTGGTITGTSRYIKGEKGKAITSVAVEPAESPVIAQALAGEEIKPAPHKIQGIGAGFIPGNLDLEIIDRVESVTSEEAIEMAQRLMKEEGILAGISSGAAVVAANRIAELPEFAGKTIVTVLPSSGERYLSTALFAGIFTEKENQQ